AAGGAATATGTAAAGTTCAGAGTAAAGGACTTATCCCTCGCAGAATGGGGACGTAAAGAAATTGAATTGGCAGAAGCCGAAATGCCCGGTTTAATGGCAATCCGGGAAGAATATCGCGCTCAACAGCCGTTGAAAGGCGCGCGAATTGCCGGATGTTTGCACATGACCATCCAAACTGCGGTTCTCATCGAAACCCTGGTTGCATTGGGTGCGGAAGTTACCTGGTCTTCATGCAATATTTTTTCAACGCAAGATCACGCTGCCGCAGCAATTGCAGCCGCCGGAATCCCTGTTTATGCATGGAAAGGCATGAATGCGGAAGAATTTGATTGGTGCATTGAGCAAACCCTGTTTTTCGGTCCCGATCGCAAACCGTTGAATATGATTTTAGACGATGGCGGCGATTTGACCAACATGGTACTCGATCAATATCCCGAACTGGTTAGCAGTGTAAAAGGTATCAGCGAAGAAACAACAACCGGTGTGCATCGCTTGAAAGAACGCGAACGCAAAGGCACGCTGCCGTTGCCTTCAATTAATGTGAATGATTCCGTTACCAAATCGAAATTCGACAACAAATACGGCTGCCGCGAATCGCTGGTAGATGCCATCCGGCGTGCCACAGACGTGATGATGGCCGGCAAAGTGGCTGTCGTCGCCGGTTTTGGTGATGTTGGCAAAGGCTCCGCTGAATCGCTGCGAGGCGCTGGTGCCCGGGTTATCGTAACGGAAATCGATCCGATTTGCGCATTGCAAGCTGCAATGGAAGGCTACGAAGTGAAGCGGATGGATGAAGCAGTAAAAGAAGCGGACATTATCGTTACTGCAACCGGAAACTGCGATGTGATTTTAGGGCGCCATTTCGAAGTAATGAAAGATAAAGCTATCGTATGCAATATTGGCCACTTTGATAATGAAATTGATGTCGCATGGCTGAACAAACACTACGGGCACACAAAAAACAGCATCAAACCGCAAGTTGATAAATACACGATTAACGATCATGATGTGATCCTGCTGGCAGAAGGTCGATTGGTAAACCTCGGTTGTGCAATGGGACACCCGTCTTTTGTGATGTCCAATTCGTTTACCAATCAGGTGTTGGCGCAAATCGAGCTGTGGAATCATTCAGATCGCTACGAAAACAAAGTTTACACCCTTCCCAAACATCTGGATGAAAAAGTGGCACGCCTGCATCTCGAAAAAATTGGTGTAACACTGGATGAATTAACACCCGAACAAGCTGAGTATATCGGCGTTACGGTCGAAGGACCGTTTAAATCGGATGAGTATCGCTATTAACACTTGTTCATTTCATTAAATATTTATAAAAATGGTTGTTGCAAATTGCGGCAACCATTTTTTTATCGGCTAAAATTGTATTGGCGTTGATCCAACAATTTCGTATAAATTCCCAACGAAAAAATGTGATTTGGTCAAACTTTTTTCAACCTAAATAGTTGTAATATACTTCGTACGTATCTATATTTTTTTCTTATTCCATTGCCGGATTGTAAAATTTGCGAATAAATGTTTTGGAATAATTCGCAGAACATTTCAGTTTTTTATACAGTATTAATCTTACTATTGAATCAGCCGAAAATAATTATGCATTATATTTAAACATAAAATGGCACTATAGAATGTTGAAGTATATACCAGGAAAAATAATGAAACTACGACTGCAAAGTATCGCTCTTTGTGTTCTGTTTACGCTTTTATGGGCAATGCCGGCATTTGGTCAGCAGGAACGTAACGTAGGGATTTTGCCCTTTCACAATACTAATGGTTCGGACAGTTGGATTGGAAAAGGGATTGAGGAATATTTATACGATAAATTAAACGGTATTTCCTCGCTATCCGTTTATGAGCGTGAAACGCTTGAGCGAATACTCGTCAGATCGAAAATCAGCTCTGCAAAGGATGTTGATACAAAAACAGCCTTTTCCGTTGGAAAAAGCACCGGAATCGAGGTGTTATTTGGTGGGGATTTTGCACAAAGCGGCGACAATCTAACCATAAATTTCCGGATTATCAGTACTTATACCGGTGCACCGATTCTCGAAACAATTTTGGATGGTTCGACATCAAACTTGTTTACAAATCTTTCTACTGGTATACGTAAAGGCATGGAAATAATGCAGTTACCATTGTTAGCCGGCGAAGAGCAATGGCTGAACAGCAAACCAACTAACTCAATAAAAGCATATGAATATTACTGCGATGCTTATTTGGAAATTGACCGAAAAACGCCGGTTGAGGCTGTTACCGGTATGTTTCAACGGGCGCTAATGGAAGATCCGAATTTTCTGGATGCGCAATATAATTTGGGTGTGATTTATTACAATTCACGCTGGTATGACAAAGCTCAACAGCAGTTTGATGAAATCATCCAGAAAAATCCCCGATATTACAAAGCGCATTTTGGGAAAGGCGTGATCGCCTATCTTCAGAAAAACAACACACTTGCCTCGCAATATTTTAACAAAACGTTGCAACTCAATCCGGATTTTGACAGATGTTACTATTACCTCGGAACAGTTTACACAAAATCGGATTCTCTAAAAAAAGGGATTCAGATTCTCGAACAGTCGATTGAGATGAACCCGAATTATGCGCCGGCACACTATCAATTAGGTGTTGCGGAAATGGAACGGGGTTGGTTCAAGCGTGCGATTTCTGCATTGACGAAAGCGACCCAACTCGACCCGGAATTTTATCTCGCGAACAACAAACTGGGTGAGGCTTATTACGCAATCAATTATTTTGAAGAAGCAATTATCGAATTTCGCAAAGCAATTAAAATGCGTTCATCCTTTGCAACTGCGTATTTTAACCTAGGAAATGCAATTTATCGACGTGGTGCACTTGCCGAAATTGTTGATGCATTCTGGTCATTGCTGGAGGTTCAGTACGGGCAAGTAAGTTCAGCTGAGCCGGATTTAGCCACACCTATCCAGGGTCTTGAGGGCTTACGTGCGCGTTCCCGCGAAGTGGGCGACGAAAAAACCATCCAGCGGCAAATGGTTGGTGCCTATCGCACAGCCTTAAGTTTTGATAAACGATTTTACGAAGCCAGTTATAACCTTGCCCTAACCTATGAAAATTTATCGATGCCGGACAGCTCGGAATATTATTACAAACTGGCAATTGATCAAAAACCGGATTTGGCCCAAGCACATATGCGATTGGGAAAATTATACGAATCTCAGAAAAAATATCGCCAGGCTTTGATTGAATTTAAAGAAGTTGTTCGACACGAACCGGACTATTTTGCGACCAATCCTAAATTGGGTGAAGAATATCGGTATATCAACATCGTTGAGTTGGTGCTGGAAGAAAACATGAATATTCTGGATAAAAACCCAACGAATCAGGACGCGCTGGAAGTTGTTGGAAAAATTTATCTTAGCCTCGGAAGATTAGGGCAAGCCGAACAATATTACGAAAAATTATTGACTGTAAATCCGGATGATCCGTTGGCACAAAAAACGCTGAACCAGATCCGCCGCCAGCTCCGAAAAATGTAATCAACTATCGCAAATTTGCGTATCACCGCCGATTTGCGAACGCAACACCCGCCGCACACCCTCCATTTTTGAAAGATGTTCAGCCAGTCGCTGGGCATCTTCCGGCAAACAAATGACTTTCACTTGTGGTCCCGCATCCATCGTTAAATAAGCCTGAATCCCTTCCTTTCGTAACTTGCGGATTTCGTGAATCAATCGAACCGTTTCCGGATTCCAGTATAAAATTGCCGGATTTGCAGACATTGCCAACGCATGCATTTTAAAACAGCTAAATTCGCTTAATATTCCCAATTTTTCGAAATCCTTTTTGTGCAACGCATTGCGCATTTCAGAAATATCGTTCATTGAGGAATGAACCCAGGCTTCAAAATAGGGCGATGTTTCCGCGGTGAGATTCATTCCCTCGGTGGAGCCGATGGGCTTTTGGGCTTCGGACGTGATCAAAATCAGCATTTCCAGCGGCCAATAATCCGCGGGATACAGCTGCTCGGCAAAAGCATCGCTGCCATCTTTGCGTTTGCCACGGTGCATCTCAACAAATCCACCAAAAATCGACCGCGCAGCGGAGCCACTGCCGATTCTCGCGTATTGCGTCAGTTCTTTTGGTGACAAGCTCAAATTAAGCGCGGCGGATACAGCTTTGGTCAACGCCGCAAACCCGGAAGCCGACGACGCCAATCCTGCTCCGGTTGGAAAATCATTGCTGCTGTCAATTCTGGCGAACGTTTTTACTGCAAATTGCGCACGAAAAATATCCAGAAATTTGCTGGTGCGGCGAGATGCTTTTTCATCTGCCGGTTTGTCGTTGAGCCACAATTCATCCCGCTCAAACTCCGGCGAAAAATGAACCGTGGTTTTGGTCGACAATGCGTCCAGCGTCATCGAGATCGAGCCAACGGCCGGTAAATTCAATCGTAAATCTCTTTTCCCCCAATATTTAACGAGCGCTATATTTGCGTGGGCTTTTGCTGTTGCTTTCATTTTGTCTCAACTTTTTATTTGTTTTTGAATATTTTTTACAGAAATCGTGGACTAAATTATTCCGCCGGAATGTAGTTGCGGAATAATTTGCACACAAAATATATTAATTTAAACCCTTCTCTCACAATATCTTCTTGAAAGTAACCCGTCGTTTGTATTATATTTTGCATGAAAATGAGTGAACATAAATACAGTTTTTAAACAACCTTTAGAAATGGTTAGAAGAATTTGACATGTTGAAGCAGTTACAGATTCGCAACTGGGCATTGGCTGAAAATCTTTCAATCGAATTTCAACCCAATTTGAATATACTTACCGGGGAAACCGGTGCCGGAAAATCAATTTTGGTGGGTGCGATTGCCGCGGTTTTGGGAGGGCGCGCTTATACAGAAGTGATCCGCACCGGATTTGAAAAAGCGCAGGTGGAAGCCATTTACGATATTTCAAAACTGCCAAAATTGCGCATGTTTTTGGATGAACGCGGACTGGAAGCGGGGGAGGAGCTGGTCATTCGCCGGGAAATTTCCCAAAAAAGCAGTTCCCGCGCGTTCGTGAATGACAGCGCCGTAACCGTTGCAACGTTGGCTGAAATCGGCAATTTTTTGATGGATATCCACGGGCAACATGAGCACCAGAGCTTGCTTCGAAAAGAAACGCATCGTCAGTTTCTCGATGCGTTGGGTCAGCTTGCGCCGGATTTGCAAAATGTTGAAACCAAATATTTTCAAGTTCGGGAAGCTGAAAAAAAGCTAAA
The window above is part of the Calditrichia bacterium genome. Proteins encoded here:
- a CDS encoding tetratricopeptide repeat protein, producing MKLRLQSIALCVLFTLLWAMPAFGQQERNVGILPFHNTNGSDSWIGKGIEEYLYDKLNGISSLSVYERETLERILVRSKISSAKDVDTKTAFSVGKSTGIEVLFGGDFAQSGDNLTINFRIISTYTGAPILETILDGSTSNLFTNLSTGIRKGMEIMQLPLLAGEEQWLNSKPTNSIKAYEYYCDAYLEIDRKTPVEAVTGMFQRALMEDPNFLDAQYNLGVIYYNSRWYDKAQQQFDEIIQKNPRYYKAHFGKGVIAYLQKNNTLASQYFNKTLQLNPDFDRCYYYLGTVYTKSDSLKKGIQILEQSIEMNPNYAPAHYQLGVAEMERGWFKRAISALTKATQLDPEFYLANNKLGEAYYAINYFEEAIIEFRKAIKMRSSFATAYFNLGNAIYRRGALAEIVDAFWSLLEVQYGQVSSAEPDLATPIQGLEGLRARSREVGDEKTIQRQMVGAYRTALSFDKRFYEASYNLALTYENLSMPDSSEYYYKLAIDQKPDLAQAHMRLGKLYESQKKYRQALIEFKEVVRHEPDYFATNPKLGEEYRYINIVELVLEENMNILDKNPTNQDALEVVGKIYLSLGRLGQAEQYYEKLLTVNPDDPLAQKTLNQIRRQLRKM
- the mvaD gene encoding diphosphomevalonate decarboxylase, whose translation is MKATAKAHANIALVKYWGKRDLRLNLPAVGSISMTLDALSTKTTVHFSPEFERDELWLNDKPADEKASRRTSKFLDIFRAQFAVKTFARIDSSNDFPTGAGLASSASGFAALTKAVSAALNLSLSPKELTQYARIGSGSAARSIFGGFVEMHRGKRKDGSDAFAEQLYPADYWPLEMLILITSEAQKPIGSTEGMNLTAETSPYFEAWVHSSMNDISEMRNALHKKDFEKLGILSEFSCFKMHALAMSANPAILYWNPETVRLIHEIRKLRKEGIQAYLTMDAGPQVKVICLPEDAQRLAEHLSKMEGVRRVLRSQIGGDTQICDS
- a CDS encoding adenosylhomocysteinase, encoding MESTAVKEYVKFRVKDLSLAEWGRKEIELAEAEMPGLMAIREEYRAQQPLKGARIAGCLHMTIQTAVLIETLVALGAEVTWSSCNIFSTQDHAAAAIAAAGIPVYAWKGMNAEEFDWCIEQTLFFGPDRKPLNMILDDGGDLTNMVLDQYPELVSSVKGISEETTTGVHRLKERERKGTLPLPSINVNDSVTKSKFDNKYGCRESLVDAIRRATDVMMAGKVAVVAGFGDVGKGSAESLRGAGARVIVTEIDPICALQAAMEGYEVKRMDEAVKEADIIVTATGNCDVILGRHFEVMKDKAIVCNIGHFDNEIDVAWLNKHYGHTKNSIKPQVDKYTINDHDVILLAEGRLVNLGCAMGHPSFVMSNSFTNQVLAQIELWNHSDRYENKVYTLPKHLDEKVARLHLEKIGVTLDELTPEQAEYIGVTVEGPFKSDEYRY